One genomic window of Haliotis asinina isolate JCU_RB_2024 chromosome 4, JCU_Hal_asi_v2, whole genome shotgun sequence includes the following:
- the LOC137280996 gene encoding uncharacterized protein produces the protein MIPHLSLTILLMILETGLAIDFSKLKLNAPTTESREQMNAGRAEKVAKWEEAIANITADIEELEALKDTGFPTLITAAVTDNPNTEGSSSAQEGKIFTGKPEEFSGRSYAGYLRDREGDDVSGLCASRVHPGILYYVNDRSSYESYVHVIDIRNHGQRISKIHLQKENVDWEDMACGPCSLGSEEYCIHVLDAGSSGPGPVHKIYSFKEPEDISTDQDAEGVVTTSFSSTTSNCETLMVSPTGRIFIMDSVSSSYVLYEVIGDETKYLFEVSLWSSSKGPKSGDISPDGKGFVFKMLDRIYYFYVEDESEMETILTSSTNRMKVPYLEEDYATSISWSLSGESFLTVSEGINEIIYEYKRVN, from the exons ATGATTCCCCATCTCTCACTGACGATTCTTCTGATGATCTTGGAAACAGGTTTGGCGATTGACTTCTCGAAGTTAAAATTAAACGCACCAACCACTGAGTCTCGCGAGCAGATGAACGCCGGAAGAGCAGAGAAGGTGGCGAAATGGGAAGAAGCTATCGCCAACATCACCGCAGACATTGAAGAGCTAGAGGCTTTGAAAGATACTGGATTTCCAACTCTGATCACTGCTGCGGTAACAGACAACCCGAACACAGAAGGTTCCTCGTCAGCCCAAGAAGGAAAGATATTCACAGGGAAACCAGAAG aattctCGGGCCGTTCGTACGCAGGTTATTTAAGAGACAGAGAAGGAGACGACGTTTCCGGTTTATGTGCCAGTCGAGTACATCCGGGTATTCTGTACTATGTCAATGACCGCTCAAGTTACGAGTCCTACGTTCACGTGATTGACATCAGGAACCACGGTCAACGCATTTCAAAGATTCATCTGCAAAAGGAGAACGTCGACTGGGAAGATATGGCATGTGGTCCTTGCTCACTCGGGAGTGAAGAATATTGTATACATGTTCTGGATGCCGGGAGTTCAGGACCTGGCCCTGTCCACAAGATATATTCATTCAAGGAGCCCGAAGACATATCAACAGACCAGGACGCTGAAGGCGTTGTGACAACTTCATTCAG TTCCACCACAAGCAACTGTGAAACTTTAATGGTTTCCCCGACCGGCCGGATATTTATCATGGATTCAGTCAGTAGTTCATACGTCCTGTATGAGGTCATCGGTGACGAGACGAAGTACCTTTTCGAAGTCAGCTTGTGGTCAAGCTCAAAGGGTCCAAAAAGCGGTGATATATCACCAGACGGAAAAGGCTTTGTCTTTAAAATGCTAGATCGCATTTACTACTTCTACGTGGAAGATGAGTCTGAGATGGAAACTATCCTGACTTCAAGTACGAATAGGATGAAGGTGCCATACCTTGAGGAGGACTATGCTACATCTATTTCTTGGAGCCTTAGTGGTGAATCCTTCCTCACTGTCTCTGAGGGGATAAATGAGATTATCTATGAGTACAAAAGAGTAAACTAA